A stretch of the Pedobacter sp. MC2016-14 genome encodes the following:
- a CDS encoding HEPN domain-containing protein — MKIRIVAPIRHFQLAENFEFFIDSIRITNNPVIKNSLYSDQSFISEIGKISSDTIKMNHIFYFEGESSEIPFLEGLKNEYQMSRILCGFFDNFISTVWFIKDGGAHTNTCYVENLENKNYSIGFDNKNVFQNSRDTILSNSSGIFSPVLLNASECDRLKEIFKNILNVYQISVNVDDSISFKAGVTIPESLNMVDETFNRMERALLFLKILRKDGYIISKLTYYMALLESLFTFDNARIRETVSNRASKFIGGSNSTIFKNIENIKEAYKIRSNYIHGNINKKKPNEQIDLCKAIDEIVRQILLKILANDIPELENFSLPNTNENLRKFEKYIQKFN, encoded by the coding sequence ATGAAAATTAGAATAGTAGCCCCAATAAGACACTTCCAATTAGCAGAAAATTTTGAATTCTTTATTGATTCAATAAGAATTACTAATAACCCAGTTATCAAAAATTCACTGTACTCAGACCAAAGTTTTATAAGTGAAATAGGAAAAATATCTTCTGATACAATAAAAATGAATCACATTTTTTATTTTGAAGGTGAATCTTCCGAAATACCATTTTTGGAAGGACTAAAGAATGAATATCAAATGAGTAGAATATTATGCGGTTTTTTTGACAACTTCATAAGCACAGTTTGGTTCATTAAGGATGGTGGAGCGCACACCAATACTTGTTATGTAGAAAATTTAGAAAACAAGAATTATTCAATAGGTTTTGATAATAAAAATGTATTTCAAAATAGTAGGGACACTATTCTCTCCAATAGCAGTGGTATATTTTCACCAGTGCTTTTAAATGCTTCAGAATGTGACAGACTAAAAGAAATTTTTAAGAATATTTTAAATGTTTATCAAATATCTGTTAACGTTGATGATTCTATCTCTTTTAAAGCTGGTGTTACTATTCCCGAAAGCCTAAACATGGTAGATGAAACATTTAATAGAATGGAGAGGGCATTATTATTTCTTAAAATTCTTAGAAAGGATGGTTATATAATTTCAAAATTAACTTATTATATGGCCTTATTAGAGTCACTTTTCACTTTTGACAATGCTAGAATAAGGGAAACGGTATCTAATAGAGCCTCTAAGTTTATAGGAGGTAGTAACTCTACGATATTTAAAAACATAGAGAATATTAAAGAAGCTTACAAAATCAGAAGCAATTACATTCATGGTAACATAAACAAAAAAAAACCTAATGAACAAATAGATTTATGTAAAGCCATTGATGAAATAGTTAGACAAATTCTGTTAAAGATTCTAGCAAATGATATTCCAGAATTAGAAAACTTTAGTTTACCAAATACTAATGAAAATTTAAGAAAATTTGAAAAATATATACAGAAGTTCAATTAA
- a CDS encoding sigma-70 family RNA polymerase sigma factor — MSNKLSSSVPTDREVVLGILNNSEEALNKLYLGYYPMVLQFILNNSGDEDDAKDVYQESIIVLYNKIKSGNFELSSKLKTYIYSVSRRIWLKKLSQMGKKTGNLADFEDVVAVEVDLEVHEEKDRQFEKMQSALVHLGEPCKTIIQDFYINNLSMQDISEKFGYTNTDNAKTQKYKCLQRLKKLFFQV; from the coding sequence GTGAGTAATAAGTTAAGCAGTTCAGTTCCAACAGATAGAGAGGTTGTTTTAGGGATACTTAACAACTCGGAAGAAGCGCTAAACAAACTGTACCTGGGTTATTACCCTATGGTGTTACAGTTTATTTTGAACAACAGTGGTGATGAAGATGATGCTAAAGACGTGTATCAGGAATCCATCATTGTATTGTACAACAAAATAAAGAGCGGAAATTTTGAGTTGAGCAGTAAACTTAAAACGTATATATATTCGGTTAGCAGGCGGATTTGGTTGAAAAAGCTTTCTCAAATGGGAAAGAAAACCGGTAACCTGGCAGACTTTGAAGATGTGGTAGCGGTAGAAGTGGATCTGGAAGTACATGAAGAAAAGGACAGGCAGTTTGAAAAAATGCAATCGGCCCTTGTTCATCTCGGTGAACCTTGCAAAACCATTATTCAGGATTTTTATATAAACAATTTATCCATGCAGGACATCTCTGAGAAATTTGGCTATACAAATACAGATAACGCCAAAACCCAGAAATACAAATGCCTGCAAAGGTTAAAGAAATTATTTTTTCAAGTATAA
- a CDS encoding S1C family serine protease produces MRNEIELDSIIEDYLNGKLSAEEAKAFEQLRANDPVVDHKVVSHKVFLDAMKDYADVLALKERMDQAHEGIDVAALSKKLGPHPSYIVNLWRNNKSAIAVAASFILLTIVTLFSIQQTSQQTGSYEQMSQEFSRLKRTTSTLIRDVKSSKAIKPADRKPSRPGKFGGTGFAISTNGYILTSFHVIERSDSIYVQSANGDSYKVNVTYKDPVNDIAILKIIDKSFVLGSLPYTLTRNQLGLGESVYTLGFPKDDIVFGKGYLSSQSGFNGDSLAYQVAIDVNPGNSGGPLLDNSGNIVGIINAKESNTDGATFAVKAKYLREALSTIPQDSIVGKISSSKKSSIRKMEASKQVSKIQNYVFMVKGL; encoded by the coding sequence ATGAGGAACGAGATAGAATTGGATAGTATAATTGAAGATTACCTGAATGGTAAACTTTCTGCTGAAGAAGCGAAAGCTTTTGAACAGCTGCGTGCCAATGATCCTGTTGTTGATCATAAAGTAGTGTCGCATAAAGTCTTTTTGGATGCCATGAAAGATTATGCGGATGTACTGGCTTTAAAAGAGCGCATGGATCAGGCACATGAGGGTATTGATGTGGCTGCTTTAAGCAAGAAACTTGGCCCGCATCCTTCCTATATAGTAAACCTGTGGCGCAACAACAAGTCGGCCATTGCTGTAGCAGCATCTTTTATCCTTCTGACTATAGTTACACTTTTTTCTATTCAGCAAACCAGTCAGCAAACTGGAAGTTACGAGCAAATGAGCCAGGAATTTAGTCGGCTGAAACGTACTACAAGTACTTTAATCAGAGATGTAAAATCCAGTAAAGCTATTAAACCTGCAGATCGTAAACCCTCAAGACCAGGTAAATTTGGCGGAACGGGATTCGCGATTTCTACAAACGGGTATATCCTTACCAGTTTCCATGTAATTGAAAGGTCTGATAGCATTTATGTGCAGTCTGCCAATGGCGATTCTTATAAGGTGAACGTAACTTATAAAGATCCTGTAAATGATATCGCCATCTTAAAGATTATTGATAAGAGTTTTGTATTGGGATCGCTTCCGTATACCTTAACCAGAAATCAGCTTGGCCTGGGCGAATCTGTTTATACTTTAGGCTTTCCAAAAGACGACATCGTTTTTGGAAAAGGTTATTTAAGTTCTCAAAGTGGTTTTAATGGTGATAGCCTTGCTTATCAGGTTGCCATTGATGTTAACCCTGGAAACAGTGGAGGCCCTTTATTAGACAATAGTGGAAATATTGTGGGGATCATCAATGCGAAAGAAAGCAATACCGATGGGGCTACTTTTGCTGTAAAGGCCAAGTATCTTCGTGAGGCTTTGAGCACTATTCCCCAGGATTCAATTGTTGGAAAAATATCTTCTTCTAAAAAGAGCTCCATTCGTAAGATGGAGGCATCCAAACAAGTGTCTAAAATTCAAAACTATGTTTTTATGGTAAAAGGCCTGTAA
- a CDS encoding prolipoprotein diacylglyceryl transferase codes for MFPTVSHFISWLFGINIPLPFNTFGVFVALAFVAGYWAFSKEMQRKEALGILHPIKKTITIGVPASSLELFYNGLFGFLIGYKLVYALSNYQLFVSDAQTVLLSLKGSVLGGIAFAALFAYWDYTEKNKHKLAKPKTVEVTEHPYQLMGNLIVWAAVWGFLGAKIFDNLEHWDSFIQDPIGGLLSFSGLTFYGGLICGGAAVLYIANKNGIKPLHMLDIGGPGMMLAYSVGRIGCHMSGDGDWGIANLHPKPFSWFPDWLWAYTYPNNVAMEGLPIPGCTGKFCNELPLPVYPTPIYEVIVCFILFLILWRIRKQIKLPGMMFGIYLMFNGLERFFVELIRVNTKYHVAGISFTQAELISSLLFISGLLLVVFALKNKEKHANY; via the coding sequence ATGTTTCCTACTGTATCTCATTTTATCTCCTGGCTCTTTGGAATAAATATCCCTTTGCCATTTAATACATTTGGTGTTTTTGTAGCTTTAGCTTTTGTTGCCGGCTACTGGGCCTTTTCTAAAGAAATGCAGCGAAAAGAAGCATTAGGGATTCTTCATCCCATTAAAAAGACCATTACCATTGGTGTTCCAGCAAGTTCTTTAGAGCTGTTTTATAATGGTTTATTCGGTTTTTTAATTGGTTATAAACTGGTTTATGCCTTGTCAAATTATCAGCTTTTTGTAAGCGATGCGCAAACCGTACTTTTATCTTTGAAAGGTAGTGTGTTGGGTGGAATCGCTTTTGCTGCTTTATTTGCCTATTGGGATTACACGGAAAAGAACAAGCACAAATTAGCAAAACCTAAAACAGTAGAGGTAACAGAACATCCGTATCAATTGATGGGGAATTTGATTGTTTGGGCTGCGGTATGGGGTTTTCTGGGTGCCAAGATTTTTGATAACCTGGAACATTGGGATAGTTTTATCCAGGATCCGATTGGTGGGCTTTTGTCCTTTAGTGGTTTAACTTTTTATGGGGGATTGATTTGTGGGGGTGCCGCAGTGTTGTACATTGCCAATAAAAACGGCATTAAGCCTTTACATATGCTGGACATTGGTGGCCCTGGAATGATGCTGGCTTATAGCGTTGGCCGCATTGGCTGCCATATGTCGGGAGATGGCGACTGGGGAATTGCCAACCTGCATCCAAAACCCTTTAGCTGGTTTCCGGATTGGTTATGGGCCTATACTTATCCAAACAATGTGGCCATGGAAGGGCTGCCTATCCCGGGCTGTACAGGGAAGTTCTGTAACGAATTGCCCTTACCAGTATATCCTACTCCCATATACGAAGTCATTGTATGCTTTATTTTATTCCTGATCCTTTGGAGAATCCGTAAGCAAATTAAACTACCAGGTATGATGTTTGGTATATATTTAATGTTTAACGGTTTGGAACGCTTTTTTGTAGAGCTGATCAGGGTAAATACAAAATACCATGTGGCTGGAATTTCTTTTACACAGGCAGAATTGATTTCTTCCCTGCTCTTTATCTCCGGACTGCTGCTGGTGGTTTTCGCACTGAAAAATAAAGAGAAACACGCAAATTATTAA
- a CDS encoding UbiX family flavin prenyltransferase produces the protein MKKKKVIVAITGASGSVYAKLLLDNLQQLSEQVERVGVVMSDNAKEVWRFELGNEDYNNYPFDFYPKMDFNAPFASGSAKFDTMMIIPCSMGTLGRIAHGISNDLISRAADVVLKERRKLIVVVRDTPFSLIHINNMKLVTEAGGIICPANPSFYSLPKSIEELAQTVVSRVIDLAGFEQESYRWNED, from the coding sequence ATGAAGAAAAAGAAAGTCATCGTTGCCATTACCGGTGCCAGTGGGTCTGTTTATGCAAAGCTTTTGTTGGATAATCTGCAGCAACTTAGCGAACAGGTTGAGCGGGTAGGGGTAGTAATGTCTGACAATGCAAAAGAGGTTTGGCGTTTTGAACTCGGGAATGAAGATTACAACAATTATCCGTTCGATTTTTATCCTAAAATGGACTTCAATGCCCCCTTTGCCTCGGGTTCTGCAAAGTTTGACACCATGATGATTATCCCATGTTCTATGGGGACTTTAGGCCGAATTGCACATGGGATATCCAATGATCTCATTTCACGCGCAGCGGATGTAGTGCTCAAAGAACGCAGAAAATTGATCGTAGTGGTTCGGGATACGCCATTTAGCTTAATTCATATCAACAATATGAAACTGGTTACCGAGGCTGGCGGTATCATTTGTCCCGCAAACCCTTCCTTTTACAGTCTTCCGAAAAGTATTGAAGAACTGGCACAAACGGTGGTGAGCCGTGTCATAGATCTTGCTGGCTTTGAGCAGGAGAGTTACCGCTGGAACGAAGATTAA
- a CDS encoding NifU family protein yields MTINVYTEQTPNPATMKFMVNKLLINGSEDFATKESAEHSPFAKELFKFNFVSGVFFASNFVTITKTEDADWADIEPLLKEFVKGAVESEYKIKEDTGAETPSFEGTDIEIKIQQILHDYVRPAVEQDGGAISYRSFDQNEGVVTVELRGSCSGCPSSTITLKSGIQNLLQRMVPEVKEVVSEAL; encoded by the coding sequence ATGACTATCAACGTTTATACAGAACAAACCCCGAACCCTGCCACGATGAAGTTTATGGTCAATAAACTATTGATCAATGGCAGTGAAGATTTCGCTACAAAAGAAAGTGCAGAGCATTCTCCTTTTGCTAAGGAATTATTCAAATTTAACTTCGTAAGCGGTGTATTTTTTGCCAGTAACTTTGTAACCATTACAAAAACTGAGGACGCAGATTGGGCAGACATAGAGCCTTTGCTGAAAGAATTTGTTAAAGGTGCTGTTGAATCAGAATATAAGATCAAAGAAGACACAGGTGCAGAAACACCATCTTTTGAGGGTACAGATATAGAAATTAAAATACAGCAGATCCTGCATGACTATGTTCGTCCTGCTGTAGAGCAAGATGGTGGCGCAATTAGCTATAGGTCATTTGATCAGAATGAAGGCGTAGTAACTGTTGAGCTTCGTGGTTCATGCAGTGGCTGTCCATCTTCAACCATCACCTTAAAATCAGGGATCCAAAACTTATTACAGAGAATGGTACCAGAAGTTAAAGAAGTGGTTTCTGAAGCTTTGTAG
- the mtaB gene encoding tRNA (N(6)-L-threonylcarbamoyladenosine(37)-C(2))-methylthiotransferase MtaB yields MKKVAFYTLGCKLNFSETSTIGRLFTDAGYAVVEFTDAADVYVINTCSVTEHADKKCRKVVKEALKYSPDAYITIVGCYAQLKPAEIAEIEGVDMVLGAAEKFRIVEYISDLTKQPKAIVHQQNIEKVNHNFIAAYSIGDRTRTFLKVQDGCDYPCTYCTIPLARGGSRSDTIENVVNRARQIAESGVKEIVLTGVNLGDFGIRDGKREDKFFDLVKALDEVEGIERIRISSIEPNLLSNEIISFVAASKRFVPHFHIPLQSGSDKILGLMKRRYRRDLYTERVATIKALIPNCCIGVDVIVGFPGETHEDFLDTYQFLNELDISYLHVFTYSEREQTEAAVMKGVVTGSARADRSKMLHILSDKKRRAFYQSQLGTVAEVLFEDDQKNGFMHGFTKNYVKVKAKYDPVMVNEIKIVNLVELSADGEVEVTESQEVLVH; encoded by the coding sequence ATGAAAAAAGTTGCATTTTATACCTTAGGTTGTAAGTTGAATTTTTCGGAAACTTCAACTATTGGCAGGTTATTTACCGATGCCGGATATGCTGTAGTGGAGTTTACCGATGCTGCAGATGTGTATGTGATCAATACATGTTCTGTTACAGAACATGCAGATAAGAAATGCAGAAAGGTAGTTAAAGAAGCACTTAAATATTCACCCGATGCCTACATTACCATTGTAGGTTGCTATGCACAGTTAAAACCTGCCGAAATTGCGGAAATTGAAGGCGTAGATATGGTGTTGGGCGCAGCAGAAAAGTTTCGCATTGTAGAGTACATTTCTGATTTAACCAAACAGCCCAAAGCCATTGTTCATCAACAAAATATTGAAAAGGTAAACCATAATTTTATTGCGGCCTATTCTATAGGTGACAGGACCCGTACCTTTTTGAAGGTTCAGGATGGTTGTGACTATCCTTGTACCTATTGTACCATTCCCCTGGCCAGAGGTGGCAGCAGGAGCGATACCATAGAAAATGTGGTCAACCGTGCGCGTCAGATTGCAGAAAGTGGTGTGAAAGAAATTGTCCTTACTGGTGTAAACCTTGGTGATTTTGGGATCAGGGATGGCAAAAGAGAAGACAAGTTTTTTGATCTGGTTAAAGCGCTTGATGAAGTAGAGGGCATTGAAAGGATTCGTATTTCTTCTATTGAACCTAATTTGTTAAGTAATGAGATCATCAGTTTTGTTGCGGCTTCGAAACGATTTGTACCCCACTTTCACATTCCGCTACAGTCCGGCTCAGACAAAATTCTGGGATTGATGAAGAGGCGTTACCGCAGGGATTTATATACGGAGCGTGTCGCTACCATTAAAGCATTGATTCCAAACTGCTGTATTGGGGTGGATGTTATTGTTGGTTTTCCTGGCGAAACCCATGAAGATTTTCTGGATACCTATCAGTTTTTAAATGAATTGGATATTTCCTATTTACATGTGTTTACCTATTCGGAGCGTGAGCAGACTGAAGCAGCGGTAATGAAAGGTGTGGTTACTGGCAGCGCAAGAGCTGACCGTAGTAAAATGCTTCACATCTTGTCGGATAAAAAAAGAAGGGCATTTTACCAGTCGCAGTTGGGTACAGTGGCTGAGGTTTTATTTGAAGACGATCAGAAGAATGGTTTCATGCATGGTTTTACAAAAAACTATGTTAAAGTTAAAGCCAAATATGATCCTGTGATGGTGAATGAAATCAAAATTGTGAACCTCGTAGAGCTGTCCGCAGATGGCGAAGTAGAAGTTACTGAATCGCAAGAAGTATTAGTGCATTAA
- the purB gene encoding adenylosuccinate lyase: MNLSPLTAISPVDGRYRNTTQKLANYFSEYALIKYRVFVEVEYFISLCDTGLSGLENFDQTKYTALRAIYINFDETAAQEIKDTEKVTNHDVKAVEYFVKKRFDELGLADYKEFIHFGLTSQDINNTAIPYTFKLALTEVYYPALTELIAKLNALAIEWKDVPLLAHTHGQPASPTKLGKEFIVFAERLQIQLNALQLIPNSAKFGGATGNFNAHHIAYPQIDWVAFSNNFVNETLGLHRAQHTTQIEHYDQFAAQCDALKRINNIIIDLDRDIWSYISKNYFKQKIKEGEVGSSAMPHKVNPIDFENAEGNAGIANALFEFFAAKLPISRLQRDLTDSTVLRNVGVPMAHTTIAIASTLKGLNKIILNNEAIAADLENNWAVVAEAIQTVLRREAYPNPYEALKDLTRTNQKITALTMSQFIDGLQVTDQLKEELKQITPFNYTGVF, translated from the coding sequence ATGAATTTATCTCCACTCACCGCCATTTCACCTGTTGACGGGCGTTATAGAAATACCACTCAAAAACTAGCAAATTATTTTTCTGAATATGCCCTCATTAAATACAGGGTATTTGTTGAAGTGGAGTATTTCATTTCCCTTTGTGATACGGGCCTGAGCGGACTGGAAAATTTCGATCAAACAAAATACACCGCATTACGTGCCATATACATCAATTTTGATGAAACCGCCGCACAGGAAATCAAAGACACTGAAAAGGTAACCAATCATGATGTCAAAGCTGTTGAGTATTTTGTTAAAAAAAGATTTGATGAGCTTGGCCTGGCAGATTATAAGGAATTTATACATTTCGGCTTAACCTCACAAGATATTAACAATACCGCCATACCTTATACTTTTAAACTGGCCTTAACGGAGGTTTATTATCCGGCCTTAACTGAACTGATTGCTAAATTAAACGCACTGGCAATAGAATGGAAAGATGTTCCGCTTTTGGCCCATACTCATGGCCAGCCAGCCTCTCCTACTAAACTGGGAAAAGAATTTATTGTTTTTGCAGAACGTCTGCAAATCCAGCTTAATGCACTTCAGCTGATCCCTAACAGCGCCAAATTTGGCGGTGCGACAGGAAATTTCAACGCACACCATATTGCATACCCACAAATAGACTGGGTAGCATTCTCCAATAATTTTGTAAATGAAACACTGGGCTTACACCGTGCGCAACATACTACACAAATAGAGCATTACGATCAGTTTGCTGCACAATGTGATGCCTTAAAACGGATCAATAACATCATCATTGATCTGGATAGAGACATCTGGTCTTATATCTCTAAAAACTACTTTAAACAAAAGATTAAAGAAGGAGAAGTAGGATCTTCAGCTATGCCTCATAAAGTTAATCCAATTGACTTTGAAAATGCGGAAGGTAACGCCGGCATCGCAAATGCATTGTTTGAGTTCTTTGCTGCCAAACTTCCCATCTCCCGTTTGCAAAGAGACCTTACAGATTCTACTGTACTGAGAAATGTTGGTGTACCCATGGCACATACCACTATTGCCATTGCTTCTACATTAAAAGGTTTAAACAAAATAATACTGAACAATGAAGCTATCGCTGCAGACCTGGAAAACAACTGGGCAGTCGTTGCGGAGGCTATTCAAACTGTATTGAGACGCGAAGCTTATCCAAATCCTTACGAAGCTTTAAAAGACCTGACCAGAACCAATCAAAAAATTACGGCTTTAACAATGTCGCAATTTATAGATGGCCTTCAGGTTACCGATCAGCTCAAAGAAGAATTAAAGCAAATCACACCATTTAATTATACAGGGGTTTTTTAA